From the Pseudomonadota bacterium genome, one window contains:
- the glf gene encoding UDP-galactopyranose mutase: protein MNFEGVRYLVIGAGFFGSVIAERIANDKMEKVIVIDKRSHLGGNCYSEIDDETGIEFHKYGTHIFHTSNEKVWNYINRFTSFNGYRHQVLAVYKDKVYQMPINLETINSFYGINLKPFEVDGFLKSEIEKESFSIPDNLEQKAILSVGRSLYDAFIKGYTEKQWQKSPRLLPASIVDRLPVRKNYDENYFFDQWQGIPSHGYSDIFKRMLDNQNIYLNTKVDYFDIADQVPDTCRIIYSGPIDRFFNYRFGKLEWRSLDFEREVVGVEDFQGTSVMNYPELSVSYIRIHEPRHLHVERAYTKDKTLIFREYPKADTGDNPYYPVNTPENQKIFQKYADESKKVHNVIFGGRLGEYRYYDMDQAIESALNIYENIIKAGNLTAI, encoded by the coding sequence GTGAATTTTGAAGGAGTAAGATATCTTGTGATCGGGGCGGGTTTTTTCGGCTCTGTGATTGCGGAACGAATTGCAAATGATAAAATGGAAAAAGTCATAGTGATTGATAAGCGATCACATTTAGGAGGTAATTGTTATTCTGAGATAGATGATGAGACGGGCATAGAGTTTCATAAATACGGTACTCACATATTTCATACCTCAAACGAGAAAGTATGGAACTACATCAACCGCTTTACCTCTTTCAATGGATACCGCCATCAGGTACTTGCCGTATATAAAGACAAAGTCTATCAAATGCCTATCAACCTGGAAACTATCAATTCATTTTACGGCATTAATCTGAAGCCCTTTGAAGTGGATGGCTTTTTAAAATCTGAGATAGAAAAAGAAAGCTTTTCAATTCCTGACAACCTTGAACAAAAGGCGATCTTATCGGTTGGCAGGAGTTTGTATGACGCATTTATAAAGGGGTACACCGAAAAACAGTGGCAAAAGTCTCCGAGGCTTTTACCCGCATCAATAGTAGACAGGCTTCCTGTTAGAAAAAACTATGATGAGAATTATTTCTTTGATCAATGGCAAGGTATTCCGAGTCATGGATATAGCGATATTTTCAAAAGGATGTTGGATAACCAAAATATTTATTTGAATACAAAAGTGGACTATTTCGATATTGCCGATCAAGTTCCCGACACTTGCCGAATTATATATAGCGGTCCGATCGATAGATTTTTCAATTACAGGTTCGGAAAACTCGAATGGCGCAGTCTCGATTTTGAGCGGGAGGTTGTAGGCGTGGAGGATTTCCAAGGCACTTCGGTAATGAATTATCCTGAACTTTCCGTTTCGTATATACGTATTCATGAACCAAGGCATTTACATGTAGAAAGAGCTTACACCAAGGATAAAACGCTCATTTTTAGAGAATATCCTAAAGCGGATACAGGAGATAATCCTTATTATCCTGTCAATACCCCTGAGAATCAGAAAATATTTCAAAAATATGCCGATGAAAGCAAAAAAGTTCACAATGTCATTTTTGGAGGGCGTTTGGGTGAATACAGGTATTATGATATGGATCAGGCTATTGAATCGGCATTGAACATTTACGAGAATATAATTAAGGCCGGAAACTTAACTGCAATATGA
- a CDS encoding ABC transporter ATP-binding protein → MNPAPGKFDAASENLDNEVVVSIRNVSKKFCKKLRRSMAYGITDLSKNLVGLKNNTSELRKDEFWALNDINFELKKGESIGLIGANGSGKTTLLRLIAGIFPPDNGEIIVKGRIGALIAIGAGFHPHMTGRENIYLNGTILGMTRDEINSKFKDIIEFAEIGDFLDAPVSTYSSGMRVRLGFSIAIHKEPDILLIDEILAVGDAYFRTKCYQRLSELIDKSVVFILVSHNPEAILSTCQKAIYLSNGEVKCLGDVDSVMRVYEEDTAFKNLQDANIEKIPLVNASRGNKDGVSIESVYFRNSKGEKISVPSSGENVFFCIKCKSDYAIKELTVRISIFKIGENNSTLFLSNTRDENKISISEGINEIQTYLPYLGLMPGSYRLSTAVVKGMWYELDVVLAFSFKVGLKKNQSNLHRSKYYQHRTWKVSKTTNYNEKIFP, encoded by the coding sequence ATGAATCCGGCGCCGGGAAAATTTGATGCAGCTTCTGAAAATCTGGATAATGAAGTTGTTGTTTCTATACGAAATGTTTCCAAAAAATTTTGCAAAAAATTAAGGCGGAGTATGGCTTATGGGATTACGGATCTTTCGAAAAACCTGGTTGGCTTAAAAAACAACACGTCGGAACTTAGGAAAGATGAATTTTGGGCATTGAATGATATTAATTTTGAGTTAAAAAAAGGAGAATCCATAGGTTTAATCGGCGCAAACGGATCAGGTAAAACAACTTTGCTAAGACTTATTGCAGGAATATTCCCACCTGACAATGGTGAAATAATTGTTAAAGGAAGAATAGGCGCCTTGATTGCAATCGGTGCAGGGTTTCACCCGCACATGACGGGGCGTGAAAATATTTATCTGAACGGCACTATCCTCGGAATGACACGTGATGAGATAAATTCAAAATTTAAAGATATAATAGAATTTGCGGAGATAGGGGATTTTTTAGATGCTCCGGTTTCAACATATTCATCAGGGATGCGGGTTAGGCTGGGGTTTTCAATTGCGATTCACAAAGAGCCGGATATACTTTTAATTGATGAAATTTTAGCAGTCGGCGATGCATATTTTAGAACAAAATGCTATCAGCGTTTATCTGAGTTGATTGACAAATCGGTTGTTTTTATACTGGTTTCACATAATCCGGAAGCCATACTATCAACATGCCAAAAGGCTATATATCTATCAAATGGTGAAGTTAAGTGTTTAGGTGATGTCGATTCCGTGATGCGGGTTTATGAAGAAGATACCGCATTTAAAAATTTACAGGATGCTAACATAGAAAAAATACCTCTTGTTAATGCTTCAAGAGGAAATAAGGATGGAGTAAGTATCGAATCGGTTTATTTTCGCAATTCAAAGGGTGAAAAAATCAGTGTTCCATCAAGCGGAGAAAATGTATTTTTCTGCATTAAATGTAAATCAGATTACGCAATCAAAGAATTAACCGTCAGGATTTCGATATTCAAAATCGGAGAAAATAATTCCACACTATTTTTATCAAATACACGTGATGAAAACAAGATATCGATATCAGAAGGAATAAATGAAATACAAACATATCTTCCTTATCTGGGTTTAATGCCTGGATCGTATCGTCTGAGCACAGCTGTTGTTAAAGGAATGTGGTATGAACTTGATGTGGTTCTGGCATTCTCTTTTAAAGTCGGACTAAAAAAAAACCAGTCGAATTTGCATCGTTCAAAATATTATCAACATCGAACCTGGAAAGTGTCTAAAACAACTAATTATAATGAAAAAATCTTCCCTTAA
- a CDS encoding glycosyltransferase family 4 protein has protein sequence MNKIASRPEVTHLTASEVCNRYIKNCYPGTMSYVINECSIIPDDYNKIVVPSNPPKVINIASMQERKGTDLFVKTAIEVCKKHPSVEFVWIGDEKKFGTWKNDIQLAGLQDRIRFLGYMYIPFSELHTASLFFLASRDDPFPLSVLEAMCLGRNILTFNVGGAPEALGGHGILIEPFDTDAAANEILKLLGSPPEKLINKKLRERYYQLYTPEIFAVKLNDIVRNRLEKTK, from the coding sequence ATGAACAAAATTGCTTCACGCCCGGAGGTTACCCATTTAACAGCCTCTGAAGTATGTAATCGGTATATTAAAAACTGTTATCCTGGAACAATGTCGTATGTAATAAATGAATGTTCTATTATTCCAGATGATTATAATAAAATAGTAGTGCCATCGAACCCTCCAAAAGTGATAAATATTGCGAGTATGCAAGAACGAAAAGGGACAGATCTATTTGTCAAAACAGCCATCGAGGTTTGCAAAAAGCACCCAAGTGTTGAATTTGTATGGATTGGAGATGAAAAAAAATTCGGTACATGGAAAAATGATATTCAGTTGGCTGGTTTGCAGGACCGTATCCGTTTCCTGGGATATATGTATATCCCTTTTAGCGAACTTCATACTGCAAGTCTTTTCTTTCTGGCAAGCAGGGATGATCCTTTCCCTTTGTCAGTCCTGGAGGCAATGTGCTTAGGGAGAAATATCTTAACGTTCAACGTGGGAGGAGCTCCCGAAGCATTAGGAGGGCACGGCATTTTGATAGAACCATTTGATACGGATGCAGCGGCAAATGAAATTTTGAAACTTTTAGGCAGTCCACCGGAAAAATTAATAAACAAAAAGTTAAGAGAAAGATATTATCAACTGTATACACCTGAAATATTTGCCGTAAAACTTAACGATATTGTGAGAAATCGGTTGGAAAAAACCAAATAG
- a CDS encoding HAD hydrolase family protein produces MTDNKVLLSQDGIELVQVTRADGLGVDMIRNLGIKQMILSTETNPVVGKRAEKLRIDAVTGCKDKKEYIDSYCAKEGITFENVLYVGNDLNDLEAMQNAGFSLAPKDAHPLIRKTADLVTCAKGGQGVIKELAEWLVGEYKWLKK; encoded by the coding sequence ATGACAGACAATAAAGTTCTATTGAGTCAGGATGGGATAGAGCTTGTCCAGGTAACCCGGGCTGACGGTCTGGGCGTTGATATGATCAGAAATCTTGGCATAAAACAGATGATACTAAGTACTGAAACCAACCCGGTTGTCGGAAAAAGAGCGGAAAAACTCAGGATTGATGCGGTAACCGGTTGCAAAGACAAAAAAGAATATATTGACTCGTATTGTGCAAAAGAAGGCATAACGTTTGAAAATGTTCTTTATGTTGGAAATGATCTTAACGATCTTGAAGCGATGCAAAATGCCGGTTTTTCACTGGCGCCGAAAGATGCCCACCCTTTGATAAGAAAGACAGCCGATTTGGTTACATGTGCAAAAGGAGGGCAGGGCGTAATCAAAGAGCTTGCCGAATGGTTGGTGGGCGAATATAAATGGCTGAAAAAATAA
- the galE gene encoding UDP-glucose 4-epimerase GalE translates to MTNVLVTGGAGYIGSHACKALSKAGYTPVTYDNLTYGHTWAVKWGPFEKGDILDRQRLDEVIVKYKPEAVMHFAAFAYVGESVENPGKYYRNNVVGSLTILEAMRDHGIQNIVFSSTCATYGIPEKVPISEDCLLAPINPYGFTKLIVEQMLKDFSQACNLKFVSLRYFNAAGADPDGEAGEDHDPETHLIPLVLDAAAGRRDYVKIFGTDYGSPDGTCIRDYVHVSDLADAHVLALEYLKNTGKSNVFNLGNGEGFSVREVIGTAREITGNNIHAIESDRRPGDPAILVGSSDKIRKILGWQPAHGRLKEIIRTAWNWHQKSLNK, encoded by the coding sequence ATGACAAATGTATTGGTGACAGGCGGTGCCGGTTATATCGGTTCACATGCCTGCAAAGCGCTATCGAAAGCCGGTTATACCCCCGTTACATATGACAACTTAACTTATGGGCATACCTGGGCGGTTAAATGGGGGCCTTTTGAAAAAGGGGATATTTTGGACAGGCAAAGGCTTGATGAGGTTATCGTTAAGTACAAGCCTGAAGCGGTCATGCATTTTGCGGCTTTTGCGTATGTGGGAGAATCGGTTGAAAACCCCGGGAAGTACTACCGTAACAATGTAGTCGGTTCACTGACGATTCTTGAAGCAATGCGGGACCACGGCATACAGAACATTGTTTTTTCAAGCACCTGTGCAACGTACGGAATCCCTGAAAAGGTGCCTATTTCGGAGGACTGCCTCCTGGCACCGATCAATCCCTACGGTTTTACGAAACTGATTGTAGAGCAGATGTTAAAGGATTTTTCGCAGGCCTGTAATTTGAAATTTGTTTCTCTGCGCTATTTTAATGCCGCCGGAGCCGATCCTGATGGCGAGGCAGGTGAGGACCATGACCCGGAAACGCATCTCATTCCGCTGGTTTTGGACGCAGCAGCCGGCAGACGTGATTATGTGAAGATCTTCGGTACCGATTACGGCTCTCCTGACGGCACTTGTATTCGGGACTATGTACATGTTTCCGATCTTGCCGATGCCCATGTTCTTGCGCTTGAATATCTTAAGAATACCGGAAAGAGCAATGTCTTTAATCTTGGTAACGGTGAAGGCTTTTCGGTAAGGGAAGTTATTGGAACCGCAAGAGAGATTACCGGTAATAATATCCATGCAATCGAATCGGACAGGCGCCCCGGTGATCCGGCGATTCTTGTCGGCAGTTCAGATAAAATCAGAAAGATTTTAGGCTGGCAGCCTGCACATGGAAGGCTCAAGGAAATCATCCGGACAGCCTGGAATTGGCATCAAAAAAGTTTGAATAAATGA
- a CDS encoding SDR family oxidoreductase, with the protein MHLKKRVLVTGGAGFLGSHLCEKLLQEGCDVICVDNFYTGSKKNIVHLLTNPYFELLRHDITFPLYLEVDEIYNLACPASPIHYQNDPVQTTKVNVHGSINVLGLAKRIKAKILQASTSEVYGDPAVHPQPETYHGNVNCIGPRSCYDEGKRCAETLFFDYYRQHNLKIKVARIFNTYGPRMHPNDGRVVSNFILQALRSEPISIYGDGSQTRSFCYVDDLIDGLINLMQTHDEITGPINLGNPHEFTILELAQKVIQLTGSRSDIIFKPLPQDDPKQRQPDITLAKKELNWEPKLKLEDGLNRTIEYFRQFVN; encoded by the coding sequence ATGCATTTAAAAAAACGAGTTCTTGTTACAGGTGGTGCCGGATTTTTGGGCTCTCATCTTTGTGAAAAGCTTCTTCAAGAAGGATGTGATGTGATTTGTGTTGATAATTTTTATACCGGCAGCAAAAAAAATATCGTTCATCTACTAACAAACCCATATTTTGAATTGTTAAGACACGACATTACCTTTCCGCTGTACCTGGAAGTGGACGAAATTTATAACCTGGCCTGTCCTGCTTCACCCATTCACTACCAGAATGACCCGGTACAGACCACCAAGGTCAACGTTCACGGTTCTATTAACGTGTTGGGCCTGGCCAAACGGATTAAAGCTAAAATTCTCCAGGCATCCACTTCAGAAGTTTACGGAGATCCCGCGGTCCACCCCCAGCCGGAGACATATCACGGCAACGTGAATTGCATCGGCCCAAGATCTTGTTATGATGAAGGCAAACGCTGTGCTGAAACATTATTTTTTGACTATTATCGTCAGCATAATTTGAAAATCAAGGTGGCTCGAATATTCAACACATACGGACCCCGTATGCATCCTAATGACGGTCGGGTAGTCTCCAATTTTATATTGCAGGCATTAAGGAGCGAACCGATTAGCATCTACGGAGACGGATCGCAAACACGTTCTTTCTGTTATGTGGATGATCTCATTGATGGTCTGATTAACTTGATGCAAACACATGATGAGATTACCGGACCGATCAATTTAGGCAACCCGCATGAGTTTACCATACTGGAACTGGCCCAAAAGGTTATTCAGTTAACCGGCTCAAGGTCTGATATCATATTCAAACCTTTGCCGCAGGATGATCCTAAACAACGTCAGCCCGATATAACGCTTGCCAAAAAAGAATTGAATTGGGAGCCTAAATTGAAGCTTGAAGATGGTCTTAATAGAACCATCGAATATTTCAGACAGTTCGTAAATTGA
- a CDS encoding ORF6N domain-containing protein — protein sequence MSSVVKFENLKNLIVELRGQSILLDSDVAELYKVETKRVNEAVKNNPDKFPHDYMFEISEEEFGNLRSKFSTAKFAKTRVLPKAFTEKGLYMIATILKSKQATEATFAIIETFSKIRQLSKSIQELSIVKDKADRKALMQKSGELIAGIFDDDLQTNGTETSIELNFAVLKFKHTISKKKKLRNNE from the coding sequence ATGAGCTCAGTAGTAAAATTTGAGAATTTAAAGAATCTTATTGTTGAGTTACGCGGCCAAAGTATTTTGCTCGACAGCGATGTTGCTGAACTTTACAAGGTTGAGACAAAACGAGTCAATGAGGCAGTAAAAAATAATCCTGATAAATTTCCACATGATTATATGTTTGAGATCAGCGAAGAAGAGTTTGGTAATTTGCGGTCGAAATTTTCGACCGCAAAATTTGCAAAGACAAGGGTATTACCGAAGGCCTTCACTGAGAAGGGTTTGTATATGATTGCTACGATATTGAAGAGCAAACAGGCTACAGAAGCAACGTTTGCAATTATTGAAACATTTTCAAAAATCAGACAACTATCAAAAAGCATTCAGGAACTATCGATTGTTAAGGATAAAGCTGATCGGAAGGCATTAATGCAGAAAAGTGGAGAATTGATCGCCGGAATTTTTGATGATGACTTGCAAACGAACGGCACGGAGACATCTATTGAACTGAATTTCGCTGTATTAAAGTTCAAGCACACGATAAGTAAGAAGAAAAAATTGAGAAATAACGAATAG
- a CDS encoding glycosyltransferase family 2 protein, producing the protein MEDANESLAIVIPAYNEERLIEKTVREWIEKLRNLKIDFKMHVYNDGSTDSTFSRLEKLKHDYSELVIHNKKNSGHGPTILFGYLDNCECHWIFQTDSDREMDPEYFNSLWENRKNYDFLIGCRDGRRQPLARKIVSVFSRMIVHAFYGKGVFDVNSPYRLMRVSVFKPYFSIIPTDTFAPNLIISGIASLKKMRILECLVPQVGRKSGQVTLDSSMRILLKASFTSFVQTIKFRFDICCNDARP; encoded by the coding sequence ATGGAAGATGCCAATGAAAGCCTTGCTATTGTAATACCGGCCTATAATGAAGAAAGACTTATAGAAAAAACTGTGAGGGAATGGATTGAAAAACTGCGGAATCTTAAAATAGATTTTAAAATGCATGTTTATAATGATGGATCTACCGACAGTACTTTTTCCAGACTTGAAAAGCTCAAACATGATTATTCGGAATTAGTGATTCATAACAAAAAGAACAGTGGTCATGGCCCTACAATTCTTTTTGGTTACTTGGATAATTGCGAATGCCACTGGATATTCCAGACGGATTCAGACCGGGAAATGGATCCTGAATATTTCAATAGTCTCTGGGAAAACAGGAAAAATTACGATTTTCTTATAGGGTGTAGAGATGGCAGGAGACAGCCACTTGCCCGCAAGATTGTCAGCGTCTTTTCACGTATGATTGTCCATGCATTTTACGGTAAAGGCGTATTTGATGTGAATTCTCCTTATAGGCTTATGAGAGTATCCGTCTTTAAACCATATTTTTCTATTATTCCGACTGATACCTTTGCGCCGAATTTAATAATCAGCGGTATAGCTTCTTTAAAAAAAATGCGGATTCTGGAATGTTTAGTGCCCCAAGTTGGACGAAAATCAGGACAAGTAACCTTGGATTCGAGTATGCGAATACTGCTCAAAGCCTCTTTTACTTCCTTTGTCCAGACCATCAAGTTTCGATTTGATATATGTTGTAATGATGCAAGACCATAG
- a CDS encoding acylneuraminate cytidylyltransferase family protein → MKVVGLIPARGGSKSIPHKNIIQLGGHPLIAYSITASKLSQLINETVVSTDSEQIADIAVEYGADVPFLRPAEISQDDSLDIELFRHYLMYLEKNSIKLPDLIVHLRPTTPLRDPEIIDAAIRYMLENEKPTALRSAHKTHLTPYKMFYMEEEFMIPFLKYEGIKESYNLPRQFFKDCYLPNGYVDIVRPSIINNSGMLHGERIKLWPTEPVPDIDVFNDLDSARIVLKDKDYLQIRKYLESCP, encoded by the coding sequence ATGAAAGTCGTTGGGTTAATTCCGGCAAGAGGCGGCAGTAAAAGTATTCCTCATAAAAATATTATTCAACTCGGTGGCCATCCGCTGATTGCTTATTCAATAACGGCCTCAAAGTTATCCCAGCTGATAAATGAAACTGTTGTCAGTACCGATTCTGAACAAATAGCCGATATTGCAGTTGAATATGGTGCAGATGTTCCTTTTTTACGTCCGGCCGAAATCTCACAAGATGATTCACTGGATATTGAATTATTCAGACATTATCTGATGTATCTGGAGAAAAACTCAATTAAACTTCCTGATCTTATAGTGCATTTGCGTCCGACTACTCCTTTGCGCGATCCGGAAATCATTGATGCCGCAATACGTTATATGCTCGAAAACGAGAAACCCACAGCGCTTCGGTCTGCCCATAAAACCCATCTTACTCCATACAAAATGTTTTACATGGAAGAAGAGTTTATGATTCCTTTTTTAAAATACGAAGGAATAAAAGAATCTTATAATCTGCCGCGTCAATTTTTTAAGGATTGTTATTTGCCAAATGGTTATGTTGATATTGTAAGGCCCTCGATAATTAATAATTCGGGAATGCTTCATGGTGAAAGGATTAAATTGTGGCCAACAGAGCCGGTTCCAGATATAGATGTTTTCAATGATTTAGATTCAGCTCGAATAGTTTTAAAAGACAAGGATTATTTGCAAATCAGAAAATATTTGGAAAGCTGCCCATGA
- a CDS encoding N-acetylneuraminate synthase family protein codes for MSIFIIAEIGINHNGDVNIAKKLIDGAFFAGCDAVKFQKRTIEKVYSKEELDKPRESPWGTTNYEQKLGLEFGEKEYFEIDSFCKEKGIVWFASAWDVESQLFVQKFNLKYNKIASAMLNHKKLIETVAKEKKYTFISTGMSTMDEIENVIEIFKSHQCPFELMHCTSTYPMRVEDANLLMIPELKKRFNCKVGYSGHEVGLAVTMGAVGLGATSVERHIALDRAMYGSDQAASVEIMGFHRLVQYIRTIEKAFGNGVKQITPEEKSIKQKLARSEDYS; via the coding sequence ATGAGTATTTTTATTATCGCTGAGATTGGCATCAATCATAATGGGGATGTCAATATAGCAAAAAAATTGATTGACGGGGCGTTTTTTGCCGGTTGTGATGCGGTGAAATTTCAAAAAAGGACTATCGAGAAGGTTTATTCCAAAGAAGAACTGGACAAGCCAAGAGAGAGCCCTTGGGGAACGACAAACTACGAACAAAAACTGGGACTGGAATTCGGTGAAAAAGAATACTTTGAAATCGATAGTTTTTGTAAGGAGAAGGGCATCGTCTGGTTTGCTTCTGCATGGGATGTTGAGAGCCAGCTTTTTGTGCAAAAATTCAATTTGAAATATAATAAAATCGCCTCGGCAATGCTGAATCACAAAAAACTGATAGAAACAGTAGCTAAGGAGAAGAAATACACTTTTATATCTACAGGCATGAGTACGATGGATGAAATTGAAAATGTAATTGAAATATTTAAAAGCCATCAATGTCCATTTGAGTTGATGCATTGTACCAGCACATATCCTATGCGTGTTGAGGATGCAAATTTGCTCATGATTCCGGAGCTGAAAAAGCGTTTTAACTGTAAGGTCGGCTATAGCGGGCATGAAGTTGGTTTAGCGGTAACAATGGGTGCGGTCGGATTGGGAGCCACCTCGGTCGAAAGACATATTGCTCTCGACAGGGCTATGTATGGTTCGGATCAGGCGGCATCCGTTGAAATAATGGGATTCCATCGGCTCGTTCAATACATACGAACGATAGAAAAAGCTTTCGGAAATGGTGTGAAACAAATTACACCTGAGGAAAAATCGATAAAACAAAAATTGGCAAGATCCGAAGATTACTCATGA
- a CDS encoding class I SAM-dependent methyltransferase, protein MTDYLKTIYFREEMGINDYPQLMCNHIAKVCFGKNVNGKKILDIGCGKGNHLTGFSRCGMEAYGLDKRDECIESGRDFKVEYCDIENEPFPFEGNYFDYIFSKSVLEHVWNTDNFLQQSLHVLKPGGMAVFMTPDWRSQCSFFWDDYTHVKAFTRKSLQNAMIINGYSNVDCSYFLQLPVVWKYPWFEFVTKVIALLPECFKWKDKNESQHRALIRFSKEKMLLSTGKKPNG, encoded by the coding sequence ATGACTGATTATTTAAAAACGATATATTTCAGAGAGGAAATGGGGATTAATGATTATCCTCAACTAATGTGTAACCACATAGCAAAGGTATGTTTTGGAAAAAATGTAAATGGTAAAAAGATTCTTGATATAGGATGTGGTAAGGGGAATCATTTGACCGGTTTTTCGAGATGCGGCATGGAAGCCTATGGTCTGGACAAAAGAGATGAATGCATTGAATCAGGAAGAGATTTCAAAGTTGAATATTGTGATATTGAAAATGAGCCCTTCCCCTTTGAAGGTAATTATTTTGATTATATATTTTCAAAGTCAGTTCTGGAACATGTCTGGAACACGGATAATTTTTTGCAACAGAGTCTTCACGTCTTAAAGCCTGGCGGAATGGCCGTATTTATGACACCGGATTGGAGAAGTCAATGCAGTTTTTTCTGGGATGATTATACCCATGTCAAGGCCTTTACTCGCAAGTCATTACAAAACGCGATGATCATCAATGGCTACAGTAATGTAGATTGTTCATACTTTCTTCAATTACCTGTCGTGTGGAAATATCCTTGGTTTGAATTCGTGACCAAAGTTATTGCTTTGTTACCTGAATGTTTTAAATGGAAAGACAAAAACGAAAGCCAACACCGGGCGTTAATACGGTTTTCAAAAGAAAAAATGCTTCTTTCGACAGGAAAAAAGCCAAATGGTTGA
- a CDS encoding ABC transporter permease: MKKKETLGQQVVIYRPNQRHELGFLETWAVMAKNIIKSKELIWQLFKRDFFASYKKSFLGVTWIFIAPIMGIISWVFLNMTGMLHPGDVGIPYPAYVLVGSSIWGLFLGFFNAAKATLSSGKDFVLQVNYPHEVLLFKETAQHLANFLVTFFINIVVLYIFKVIPGWEIVFFPIVILPLFFLGAAFGLVFSMISVVAIDVNKVTEMGMMLLMYLTPVIYSDKINNDLVQMIIRWNPLTYLVCSARDIIIYGRLYHAGGYFLCSGLAILLFMVSWRLFFVSEGRIIERMI; the protein is encoded by the coding sequence ATGAAAAAAAAAGAAACATTAGGACAACAGGTTGTTATTTATAGACCCAATCAAAGGCATGAACTGGGCTTTTTAGAGACCTGGGCAGTGATGGCGAAAAATATTATAAAGTCGAAAGAGTTGATATGGCAACTGTTTAAACGAGATTTTTTTGCGAGTTATAAAAAATCATTTTTAGGAGTCACCTGGATATTTATTGCACCTATCATGGGAATTATATCCTGGGTTTTTCTCAACATGACGGGTATGCTCCATCCCGGTGATGTCGGGATACCCTATCCCGCGTATGTTTTGGTTGGATCTTCCATATGGGGACTTTTTCTGGGATTTTTTAATGCGGCAAAAGCAACACTGTCATCCGGAAAAGATTTCGTGTTGCAGGTCAACTATCCGCATGAAGTGCTGCTGTTTAAGGAAACCGCACAGCATCTGGCAAATTTTTTAGTCACATTTTTTATAAATATAGTTGTCCTTTATATATTTAAAGTTATTCCCGGCTGGGAAATAGTCTTTTTTCCTATAGTTATTTTGCCCTTGTTTTTTTTGGGGGCTGCATTCGGTCTTGTTTTTTCAATGATATCAGTTGTAGCAATTGATGTTAATAAAGTTACTGAAATGGGCATGATGCTTTTGATGTATTTAACTCCGGTTATCTATTCTGATAAAATTAACAATGATCTGGTTCAGATGATAATCAGGTGGAATCCGCTGACATATCTTGTTTGTTCGGCAAGGGATATAATTATCTACGGCAGATTATATCATGCCGGCGGATATTTTTTGTGTTCGGGGCTGGCCATATTGTTGTTTATGGTTTCATGGCGCTTGTTCTTCGTGTCTGAGGGAAGGATAATCGAAAGGATGATATGA